ATGCGCGATCTGTGTACGCGTGTCGTGCTTCAACTGACAGGTGACAGGTCGCCTAGAAAACGCGTGCGGTTCTGAACGAAACGCAGCGCGTGGGCACGacgaaataatacaaaaaaaaaaagaatgttgaCTTTACGGCAGCGTAAAAGCTCCCATTGAGGAACACTTCGCCGTGCGCTAACGCCATCTGAGGAAACGGTGGCTAAAGCGAGAAGTAGTGAATAAAAAGCGGTTTATCTGAATGGTAAAGGAATGAAAGGCCCGGTAACGTCGAAAACAGAGAAATTCACAGCGTGAATCGAATAAAACATCgggataattattttaacacatataacttatacatatatactttattatttagttcGTTTCATTTTTGGTCTGTTAATTTTcttcgataaataaaaatttaatatgatacggttaaaattacaataatacagcacttgtttttacaaatatatatatatatattaatttttaaatattaaaaataaataaacaaatattgtacTATTTTCACGGTAATGAAAGAGttatataacttaaataaattattgtaattggcgcaaaatttcaatgctttttttttagaaaaaaagggatttaaacaatttctttgtgGAAAAAATGGTAATTAGATGAAAAaggatattatattataaatattagacGTCTTGAAACTTGCCACTTTTCTAGAATATGTGATATATCATCTATCAAATGACTGataatgttacataatattatggTTTTTGGTGCgtgaaatttgtaaattattatgattatcacatttttacacaataacaaggtttgaaataaaattaattttcttcatcGCTCATTATGACGGATGACACATCGCATGAGAGCATTTTAGAACAATTATTTGACTATGGTAAGTTTATTTCCTATATACATGACACAAAATGATATTAGAAACTTATCAGTTAaacacttattttaaaatagaatatcgTTTGTATCTTTATaatgcatttataaaaatcttagtcgacaatctttttgtaaaaattaaggggacaattattttcaattatttgcaCAGTACAATTAGGAGTAGAAAGAAGTTTGGAGAAATTAAAATCAGCGTGTCCTTCTGAAAagagaaaacagaaaaaatcGTGTAAATCTCAGGAAACTGAAGAAGAAGATATAGGTCCTCCCTGTACAGAGCAACGGTCATACATACTTCCTAGTCAAATCTGTCCCAAAACATCTTCTTgctgttacataaaaatgcaGGTACAAaaccaaaattaaaacaatatcttaatattaccATGCTAAACTGATATTATCAGGAGGATGTAGACTTTTTATTATCGGATAATTCTCTGCGTTGTTATTATTCTATCTCTGAATTGCAATCGAATAAGTCCAAATCTTCTTTTCGTATTATATTTTCGATAAATATAGcttatgattaaaatttattattattcatggaattaataaaaaaaagtaagaaaattaagaaaattattgagTGAAAGTACacataaagtaaaaaagatcaattatttatcataaacataaaataaattattttgtaactgttataaataattatcttaattaaaacgttgtatgtattactttcaattttttaattcaaaactaATCAGAAACTTTTACCATTTCCTGCAAAATGTTTGTGTACCGTcactgattaattttatttttttcaccaAACTCTTggctgtaataataataatttattaggaTCCTTATGCCCCGCGCTGTTGTGAGATTAAGCCGCAGCCACCTCCATGTCCTCCTAAATGTCGTCGTCCGCGGCCACGAGAACCAACCTGTGGCTGCGATCTTTGCAAAAAGGACGTCGATAATAAATGCTGTGGTCCGATGGTGGCTTTTCGCAGTGCGATCAACgatttttccaaatatttcGAGAAAGCATAGAAATTTGTTAGATTTAATCACCTCAAACAAGTTGTAAGTAAAAAGATACTCAAgcaataaacatatatatcaaaatttaaaaaaaaagcatttgttgattataataattaattacaccgaacttaaataaacttaaataaattaacttaacAAAACGGAAAGGTCTCGAAGGTATTTGTGTATTCTGCGCTAAGACATCAGCGTTCTCATGAATCGAAGCggaattataacaataaattgcGCGCGCAGTTATACTTAGCTATTTAGGGGGAAGGTGTTTAAATTTGGGCGTTTCGTGCGCGTTTACTCAGAGCACACTCGTACTCGGCACACCAGCCAACGAGCAATCTTATCGGCGGTAATCGATTTAACGCGATCGAGCACCAGTTGCCCAGGACACGCCCGCTCCAGCCGTTCGAAGTGTCGAAGATCCCGTTGCTTGTACAATGTAAGtcagataattaataataatatattcccAAATTGGGAGTCGTTCGttcctcccccctcctccgTTCCCATGACCGTTCATTACCattttatgtcgtactttccGTATAATGGAATGACTAATAGTGTAAAAGCTTGTGCATTTGTCATCCTCACTTGAGATAAGCCTGAAGTACTTTGAATGCGATAAAACCACAGTATGTTACACTGCACACACATTTAAGCTGAGTGTCAATCACAAACGAAACGCGTAATCAGGGGATAAATTCGaaacttttgtttattaaGTAGTAAAACTTATGTGCATTGGAGTCCTTGATTTTACGAAGGCGATCGACaccagagaaaaaaaatcgttaaCCAATGTTTCTCATAATTAATGTTCTGCGTGGACAAggtatttctttctatttaataataatgtaaaacggagaaatatatttttttaaaccataTAGTTTAGCTACGTTTTTTTATCGTTCCATAAAACCCAGTAATAGCGAATTAAATCCATTAATTATTGCGGCAATAAATACGACACACACATAAAGTGGAACTTTCGTTTCTTTAACAAACTAATGTAGTTGactctaatttattaaataattttacagtttttttttcaataatttccaaatttaacgaataaaaaaaacaatttctcaCGATTTCAGGATGTCAGTGTTGACGATTATTCATACTTTACGTCGATATCATTCATTTCAATTCTAgcaaattcttattaaaagccattttaatattagtaacaaattattatgcaacgccaaattttaataatataataaatcccCGACAAATGTGGAAGCCATCGTCaagtcaaattaattattgttaggAGGAAGCTTGTGACAGTCTTtgcgttctttttttttatttctaacttaCCATAAATTCCTACTCGGCTCTCGCAGCGATTAGCCTGGAAAATTGCAAAGATAGTCTTGTGGTCTTATCGGATGAATCGGTTACTCATGATGAGTTCCGCTCGCCAACTCGACACCTGTTGATTTACGTGAAGGCACGCGCCTGCCCCTCTGCCGGCCGAGTCGCGCTCTCGATCGATCGTCGCTCGCCGCGACGGCGATACCTCGAACTGCGAGAGATCGCACGTGTGACATGACCGAGGAATCGACCTCGACGAATTGAATCGATTGACATGGTGGACGGCCGGACGTGAGTGCGAAGCGCAACAACGATCTACGAAACTGTATTCGCGCGTTCGAGTCCGAACAACACATTGAACCGGAAGCCACCGGTGCCAGAAGGGCTCGTGCTCCCTGCCTTTGCCGCCGAACGCCGATTGGTAAATTGACAAagcaaattttgttatatgtaaCGATTTTGTCCCGCGACAACGCGCCGGTAATGCGCGTCATCACGTCTTTTCGGCTTGCGTGTGAATCATACCCATCACGAGGAAACGCATTGCGATTCTGGTGACGTCATTCAGATGTCAGTGTGCGGACGTATAATGTGTTAGCCGTATTGAATACTTGAGTTTTTAGGGGCTGAACAAATTGATAAGTTacgattaaataattgttattatatgaTCTGTATGTCGATAATAtgatctatatatgtatatgtaattttatcgtAACAGCTGTTAGTAGAAATATCCCATTTCGTTTGATTTTTGACATTAAAGCAGagtataaattatctttttcattagtacaaatacaataaattttgatgtaaataaataaataatatggcACTcacttctctttttctttttaatatttttaatttaatgtagtaaacgatgtatttaatataatataaaaaaaactttgttggAGAGAAATCTTTGTGAAATCTTAAaagaatttcagaaatataatttttgtctccAAAATAgtataaagataattaattctatttaattctttattgattattttgcgatcaatgtaaaattcaaaagaataaaaaaaaatcttttttctacaatatgctcttattaaaagtataaaattttaaataaatagaaatattttatggcATTTTTCAAACAGTATTGTattcaaagttatatttaCAAGTAATCAGCTACTCATatgtttataacataaaagGCCTTGAAACAGTTCAGAAATACGAACGCGTGTATTATGCACATATACAAGAAATGCAAACACAAAAGTGTAAAATagtattatcaaatataattgttttcgcatttaattaaaaggaaTAAATACGTTcattgaaaatcaaattttcagcGAGCAAGAGAAATctgcttataaaatattttaaaacaataataaaagtataaaagtccagaaataatataaatttttataaattaagttatatataactttagaCTTTAATTAagcaatgaaaattaattttaaaaaataagaccacggttttcttcaaaatcacacgatttatttatcttcgtctatcataaagttaaaaatcgtaaaaaaatacactAATCGCcgctttcatttttttttcttttttttctggtaacctttcctttttcttcagGTAGATTTGTGAAATTTTTGGATAATGTATATCTTAATATGcggaaaaatgtttctattccTGGGCTATCTTAAAAAGTTAACGGTAATTTGTAGCAGGTAGCAGAAATAAACAATCCAATTCCTTCGAGTAATTCGATGACGCAACTGTCCTTACCGTgtaatgaagaaaatatttggGTTTCTacacttgtttttttatatacagttATGTTTGcaggtaaaataaattaacatcttaaatttataaaaatggtatACTTTAGTTTCAGAGTTCCCTttaagttagaataaataagtCTTAAAGTTATAGATTTGCCTcgcttattttcaattaattaaagtaaattaaaaaatacattttacttaaagtaatttttaatcctcggagaagagagaaagggaccCTGAATAATatctgtataatataattctaagaTTAAGAAGTCTatctatattttcaatattgcgCCTATTCTCGAAATGTTTGCTTTCGCTTCATTCGTTCTTATGCCGTCGTCCTTATCGCAGGACTGCGATATTAACAGGTTATAACGTCTCAAGCTACAGGATAATCCCGTAGAAGAACCGGTTTTGCCACGTAATATATCTTTACGCGACTTTTTCCTGTTGGTCTCTTAGGAAGCATATTTTGTATGGCGGTGAATATAAACTTGGTTGTATCGTAAGATAGTAAATGTCGTAGCAACGTATTCCCGTGGCAAAAATAGCAgcgtaaaaattcattaatttatgaatGAATAAGATTAAATGAATTTTCTCCATGAATGACGAATAATCACGTAGTAATCCAATGACAAATTCCAATATATCGAATAACTAATATTATCGAGAAAgaaaactaatattaatatgcattaaaaacatattaatatacatttatcataataaaataattattaatatgccgAAAATAatgcttataattttaacgtaatattatattaatattatattaatatttcaaagatgaaaattaaatatttcgttcTTTTAACCACTTTCTTAAacttcgtattttttttttagtacctACTCTTCTCTATTGATCTTTCCCGTGTCTCCTCTGCGCCATGAAGTCGTTAACGCAAGAATAATGCCAAAAATGCAGATAAAGAGCGCACCTGCACAAATGTTTGCACGATTATTCACGAGGATCAAAGCGGAGGGCAAGTGTTAGTACGTTTATGAATTTAGCCTTGCACTGGGCAACTGGTTTCCTAGAACTGGTTTCGTATCtcatatagtaaaaataaattcttcgcTCAGTAGGATCTCCCTAGTAAACCTTCAAAAAAGATAcgagatttaataataatattaaataataatacgatTTTCCATATACTGTAACCTCAAGATCGTGACAGCTGGCAGATGGAAAGAAGCAAAATAGATCCGTGTGCACGAAACGAACGTATTGGTGACTTGTATGTTTGTTTCTATCAGTGATTCACTTTAATCTTCGGTTCAACTTACGTTTTATCTCTTTCAGATGGTTTCCTTCTCCAatctttagatttttttttcaatattagatgtagaaaaaaacttattgaaaAACAAGTTGAACCGagtgttacgtccagccttatgggattttactctttattcggtaggaaggatatttcagggagaacaggtaaggcagggaagaacgtaacaaaacgtatagaattcccgtaggcacacagtttaagagagggtatgtgcctcgagtcgaacgcactttttatgactcaaaaatataggtcaacgtgccgataggcccgctataacccgtttcgagtcgtacgttcgtcggtccaagtttcgagtcaacgaattgaatcgctttaactcgggatcagaccaggtgcagtctttgttcgggataGACGAGGtcgtt
This DNA window, taken from Monomorium pharaonis isolate MP-MQ-018 chromosome 6, ASM1337386v2, whole genome shotgun sequence, encodes the following:
- the LOC105838225 gene encoding sperm mitochondrial-associated cysteine-rich protein gives rise to the protein MTDDTSHESILEQLFDYVQLGVERSLEKLKSACPSEKRKQKKSCKSQETEEEDIGPPCTEQRSYILPSQICPKTSSCCYIKMQDPYAPRCCEIKPQPPPCPPKCRRPRPREPTCGCDLCKKDVDNKCCGPMVAFRSAINDFSKYFEKA